The DNA window TTTAGATCGTTGGAGACTTGAAGTACGAGATGAAGACTTAGCAAAATTCAATCGTGGAGAATTAGTTGTTCCTAAGAAACAAATTGTGTATTACATTGATAGAGCTACTCCTGAAAAATGGCGTAAGTATCTCAAACAAGGCATTGAAGATTGGCAAGTTGCTTTTGAAGCTGCAGGTTTTAAAGACGCGATTATTGCTAAAGATCCTCCTACAATTGAAGAAGATCCAGAATGGAGTCCTGAAGATGTTCGTTATTCTGTAGTTCGCTATTTGGCTTCTCCAATTCCAAATGCCAATGGACCTCATGTAAGTGACCCAAGAACAGGTGAAATTTTGGAGAGTGATATTAATTGGTATCACAACGTTATGACCTTATTACGTGGTTGGTTCTTTGTACAAACAGCTGCAATCAACCCTGATGCTCAGAGTCCACAATTTAAAGATGAAGTTATGGGACGTTTAATACGTTTTGTTTCTGCTCATGAGGTTGGACACACATTAGGTTTACCACATAACATGGGAAGTAGTGTTGCTTATCCCGTAGAAAAATTACGTGATGCTGCCTTTACACAGGAATTTGGAACTGCACCTTCAATTATGGATTATGCACGTTTTAACTATGTTGCTCAGCCTGGTGATGAAGGTGTTGCTTTAATGCCAGATATTGGTATTTACGATAAGTATGCTATTGCTTGGGGTTACAAGCCTATCTTAAATAAATCTGCAGAAGACGAAAAGCCAGTTTTAAACCAATGGATTATGGAACATGCTGGAGATCCAATGTATCGTTTTGGTCATCAACAAATTGGTGATATTCACGATCCAAGTTCTCAAACTGAAGATTTAGGTGATGATGCTATGATTGCAAGTGATTACGGAATTAAAAACTTAAAGCGTATCGTTCCTAATTTAATCAATTGGACGACTGAAGCTGGTGAAGACTATGACGATTTACAAGAAATGTATGGTCATGTATTATCACAGTTTAGACGTTATATGGGACACGTTTCAAATAATATTGGTGGTGTTTATGAACATCACAAAGCCGCTGACCAACAAGGAGCTGTATATACTCCTGTAACTAAAGCGCATCAAAAAAGAGCAATGAAATTTGTTCAAGACAATTTATTCAACACACCAGATTGGTTAATAGAAAAGACAATACTTGATCGTATTGAGTATTCAGGTTCAGTTGAACGTGTTAGAGGTTTACAAGTAAGAACATTGAATAATATTATGAGTTTAGGTAAAATGCAACGTTTAACCGAAGCTGAAACTTTCAATGGAAATGATGCTTATAAGCTTACAGAAATGATGCGAGATTTACGTCAAGGCATTTGGAGTGAATTACGTAATGGAAGAAGAATTGATATCTACAGACGTAATTTACAACGCGCACATATTGATAGATTAGGATATTTATTGACTGCTGAAAATCAACGTAAAGCTCCTGCTTTTGGTGGTTACCAAAAATCTACAGCAGTAAATACAAGTCAGTCTGATATTAGAGCCGTTGTTAGAGCTGAATTAAAAACACTTCGTAGCCAATTACGTTCAGCACGTGGAGCAGATTCAATGAGTAGAATTCATATTGCTGATGCATTAGAACGTATCGATGCCATATTGAATCCTAATGGATAAAATTATAAGTTATATATAGATTGAATAAAAAAGCTTCAGAGAAATCTGGAGCTTTTTTATTATAAAATTGATAGTATCCCTTCTTTGTACTTATCAAAACTTATCAAATTATTATGACCACCTCCATCAATAGTAATAAATGATGTATTCGTTTTTGGTGCTACGGAATTTAATTTTTGAGCAGAACTATATGGAACTACAGTATCACTTGTTCCGTGAAATATTGTAATTGGGCAATCTACTGATGTAATAAACGCATTAGAAGGGAATTCATATTTTAACAATGCAGTCACAGGGAAAATAGGAAAACGATGCTTAGCAACATCCAGAATACTATAATATGGTGTTTCTAAAATGAGTTGCTTCGGTTGATGTTTAGAAGCTAAATACGTTGCTACTCCAGTTCCTAAGGATCTACCATATAAAACAATATCATCTTCAGAATAAGACTTCAGCAAATAGTTATAACAATACTCAGCATCATCATAAAACCCTTGTTCACTAAGTTTACCTGTACTCTTTCCGTAAGTTCTATAATCCATAATGAGCACATCATAGTCTAGAGACACGAAATGTTCACCTATAATTCCCCAACGACTTAAATCACCTGCATTTCCATGAAAATACAGAATGACTCCTTTGGGATTTTCAGCTTTAAAATGAAGTGCATTTATGGAAACATCTTCAGCTGTTTCAAAAAATAATTCTTCAAAAGGGTATCTAAATTCGTATTGATAATCCTGAGCCAAAATGGTAGGTAAAAATAAAATCTTTTCTTGTAAAAAATAAAGTGAAGCTCCAATCATAATATAGAGTATTAAAAGAATTTTAACGAGTCTTTTAAGCCTTCGTTTTTGTCGATTTTGATGAGTGAATGACATTAATACTTGTGGTTTTTAAATCTATCGTTTTTGGTGCCTTATTTATAATATCGTCAAGCATGCTATGATACGATTCGAAGTTATTTAGGTTTTTGTGTCCACCACCAATAACAGTATGTAATTTAGTTAACTTCGGATTTACTTGAGACAACTTAACACTTGTTTTGTAAGGAATAAGTTTATCATCTGTACCATGAATAATATGAATTGGGCATTGCACATATTTTAACCATTTGTAGGTTGGCAATGGATATTTCATCAATAATGACAAAGGCATAAAAGGCGCATATCGTGCAGTGACTTTTGTTAAACTATAATAAGGCGCATCCAAAACAAGCATTTTAGGATGATTCATTGAAGCTAATTTAGCAGCAAAACCTGAGCCAAGAGATCTTCCGTAGAG is part of the Psychroserpens ponticola genome and encodes:
- a CDS encoding alpha/beta hydrolase, yielding MPYWLSIVIIVLVIYIAISIALYYLQDYMLFKPEKLPKDFQFDYDNQKTKEYNLETRDGAVINGLRFFPKGESKGVVLYLKGNSKSIKGWGKFAVDFTRHGYDVLMVDYRGFGKSTGRRSQKAIKRDLQLIYNKLKELTSERNIILYGRSLGSGFAAKLASMNHPKMLVLDAPYYSLTKVTARYAPFMPLSLLMKYPLPTYKWLKYVQCPIHIIHGTDDKLIPYKTSVKLSQVNPKLTKLHTVIGGGHKNLNNFESYHSMLDDIINKAPKTIDLKTTSINVIHSSKSTKTKA
- a CDS encoding zinc-dependent metalloprotease — its product is MLKHLSYKLLFVVSVFFVVSCSSTKEAAKSKKGTTSAAKKPTKKPSKNDIQPYGKVITKDAKSDEGLFTVHTLDENFFYEIPDSLFDREMLMVTRISKTASGLGFGGGKQNEQVLRWQKKGKKVILRVVSYNVFAADSLPVNEAVKNSNFEPVLFTFPIKAIGKDSTSTVVDVTPLFEKDVKSLGLPNFRRRPYKVTRLESDKSFIESVKSYPKNIEARHVKTYAAGAPPSNSSTGSISIEINNSMILLPENPMKRRYFDERVGWFTSNQTDYGLEDQKSKTLEFLDRWRLEVRDEDLAKFNRGELVVPKKQIVYYIDRATPEKWRKYLKQGIEDWQVAFEAAGFKDAIIAKDPPTIEEDPEWSPEDVRYSVVRYLASPIPNANGPHVSDPRTGEILESDINWYHNVMTLLRGWFFVQTAAINPDAQSPQFKDEVMGRLIRFVSAHEVGHTLGLPHNMGSSVAYPVEKLRDAAFTQEFGTAPSIMDYARFNYVAQPGDEGVALMPDIGIYDKYAIAWGYKPILNKSAEDEKPVLNQWIMEHAGDPMYRFGHQQIGDIHDPSSQTEDLGDDAMIASDYGIKNLKRIVPNLINWTTEAGEDYDDLQEMYGHVLSQFRRYMGHVSNNIGGVYEHHKAADQQGAVYTPVTKAHQKRAMKFVQDNLFNTPDWLIEKTILDRIEYSGSVERVRGLQVRTLNNIMSLGKMQRLTEAETFNGNDAYKLTEMMRDLRQGIWSELRNGRRIDIYRRNLQRAHIDRLGYLLTAENQRKAPAFGGYQKSTAVNTSQSDIRAVVRAELKTLRSQLRSARGADSMSRIHIADALERIDAILNPNG
- a CDS encoding alpha/beta hydrolase, giving the protein MIGASLYFLQEKILFLPTILAQDYQYEFRYPFEELFFETAEDVSINALHFKAENPKGVILYFHGNAGDLSRWGIIGEHFVSLDYDVLIMDYRTYGKSTGKLSEQGFYDDAEYCYNYLLKSYSEDDIVLYGRSLGTGVATYLASKHQPKQLILETPYYSILDVAKHRFPIFPVTALLKYEFPSNAFITSVDCPITIFHGTSDTVVPYSSAQKLNSVAPKTNTSFITIDGGGHNNLISFDKYKEGILSIL